The Paraburkholderia sp. SOS3 genome includes a region encoding these proteins:
- a CDS encoding anti-sigma regulatory factor gives MDLTGVTVLSAMEVGLRSDQEIVRLRQIVRDQAIAQGFSLVDQTKFVTAASELARNTLIYGGGGDAQLSVLMNGARKGLRISFIDQGAGIPDIERALRDGFTSGSGLGLGLGGARRLSDEFDIQSAPGKGTTVTITKWKHR, from the coding sequence ATGGATTTAACCGGCGTCACGGTGTTATCGGCAATGGAGGTCGGCTTGCGCTCGGATCAGGAAATCGTCCGGCTGCGGCAGATCGTGCGCGACCAGGCGATCGCACAAGGCTTCTCCCTGGTCGATCAGACGAAGTTCGTCACCGCTGCGAGCGAACTGGCACGCAACACGCTGATTTACGGCGGGGGTGGCGACGCACAACTGAGCGTGCTCATGAACGGCGCGCGCAAAGGGCTGCGCATCAGCTTTATCGACCAGGGAGCCGGCATTCCCGACATCGAGCGGGCGCTGCGCGACGGTTTTACGAGCGGTTCGGGCCTCGGCCTCGGGCTCGGCGGCGCACGGCGCCTGTCCGACGAGTTCGACATCCAGTCCGCGCCGGGCAAGGGCACGACGGTCACGATCACGAAATGGAAACATCGTTAA
- a CDS encoding ATP-binding protein, producing METSLSGLRGMHASFEIADASGVAFARRGASDAARKCGLDETDAGRLALIVTEATTNILKHAQHGEVLVRELPPQAPAGGARSAAGGIEVLAIDRGPGIADVRRAFDDGRSTAGTSGTGLGAIRRLSDAMSIYSQPGLGTVVRAIVRGAGPGAAVNLADARTAFGGTDRPASGTDIGGVCVPYPGEHVCGDAWGVEPDQHGLTVTVADGLGHGPDAYVASAGAIAAVHRRAGRPPAALMQYAHDALRSTRGAAVAIARLDLARSVLSFAGTGNIAAAVSGASRPALVSGQFGQIPTNASSPSERDSERRIWQLTSRNGIVGHTMRDAQEFEVPWTRNAMLILHSDGIGTRWDLSAYPGLQLQPSVMIAAVLYRDFARRRDDATVVVVKADQGVHFTHGSPADTANPA from the coding sequence ATGGAAACATCGTTAAGCGGTTTGCGCGGGATGCATGCGTCGTTCGAAATCGCCGACGCAAGCGGCGTGGCATTTGCGCGCCGCGGCGCGAGCGATGCCGCGCGCAAGTGCGGGCTCGACGAGACCGACGCGGGGCGGCTCGCACTGATCGTCACCGAAGCGACCACCAATATCCTGAAGCACGCGCAGCACGGCGAAGTGCTCGTGCGCGAGCTGCCGCCGCAGGCGCCAGCGGGCGGCGCGCGCAGTGCGGCGGGCGGCATCGAGGTGCTCGCGATCGACCGCGGCCCTGGCATCGCCGATGTGCGCCGCGCCTTCGACGACGGCCGCTCGACGGCCGGCACGTCCGGCACCGGGCTCGGCGCGATCCGCCGGCTGTCCGACGCGATGTCGATCTATTCGCAGCCCGGGCTCGGCACGGTCGTGCGCGCAATCGTGCGCGGGGCGGGGCCGGGAGCCGCTGTGAATCTCGCCGATGCGCGCACCGCGTTCGGGGGTACCGATCGGCCCGCGTCGGGTACCGATATCGGCGGTGTGTGCGTGCCGTATCCGGGCGAACACGTATGCGGCGATGCGTGGGGTGTCGAACCCGATCAGCACGGTTTGACGGTGACGGTGGCGGATGGCCTCGGGCACGGACCCGATGCGTATGTCGCCTCCGCGGGGGCGATCGCGGCCGTGCATCGCCGCGCGGGCCGGCCGCCGGCGGCGCTCATGCAGTACGCGCACGATGCGCTGCGTTCGACGCGCGGCGCGGCGGTCGCGATTGCGCGCCTCGATCTCGCCCGCTCGGTCCTGTCGTTCGCCGGCACCGGCAACATCGCCGCCGCGGTCTCGGGCGCGAGCCGTCCGGCGCTCGTCTCGGGACAGTTCGGGCAGATACCGACGAACGCCTCCTCGCCAAGCGAGCGCGACAGCGAGCGTCGAATCTGGCAGCTCACGTCGCGCAACGGCATCGTCGGGCACACGATGCGCGATGCGCAGGAATTCGAAGTGCCGTGGACGCGCAATGCGATGCTGATCCTGCATTCGGACGGCATCGGCACGCGCTGGGATCTGTCCGCTTATCCGGGCCTGCAACTGCAGCCTTCGGTGATGATCGCGGCGGTGCTGTATCGCGACTTCGCGCGCCGCCGCGACGATGCGACCG